One segment of Verrucomicrobiota bacterium DNA contains the following:
- a CDS encoding WcaF family extracellular polysaccharide biosynthesis acetyltransferase, translated as MSNTRLDQFDASVGFDRGRSKAVEAVWYVLKCVLFLSPLPWPSRLKCLVLRVFGGKVGAGVTIKPRVNIHFPWKLEVGDWCWLGEEVFILNFEPVKIGASACISQRAFLCGGNHDFRDQTFRFRNAPIAIGDGAWVGAQSFVGPGVIVGDEAVITAGSVVTKSVPENEVVSGNPAAQVGVRWKQN; from the coding sequence ATGTCCAATACCCGTCTAGATCAGTTTGACGCCTCGGTCGGCTTTGACCGGGGACGGTCGAAGGCTGTCGAAGCGGTGTGGTATGTCCTAAAATGCGTTTTATTCTTGAGTCCGTTGCCGTGGCCGTCGCGGCTGAAGTGCTTGGTCTTGCGGGTTTTTGGGGGAAAGGTGGGAGCAGGAGTGACCATCAAGCCTCGGGTAAACATTCACTTTCCGTGGAAGCTGGAGGTCGGCGATTGGTGTTGGCTGGGGGAAGAGGTGTTCATTCTCAATTTCGAACCAGTGAAGATTGGGGCGAGTGCTTGCATTTCCCAGCGAGCTTTTCTCTGTGGAGGCAACCACGACTTCCGGGATCAGACTTTCAGATTCCGCAATGCGCCAATTGCGATTGGGGATGGAGCTTGGGTGGGAGCGCAAAGTTTTGTAGGTCCCGGTGTCATTGTGGGCGATGAAGCTGTAATCACGGCGGGGAGTGTGGTAACGAAAAGTGTGCCGGAGAATGAGGTTGTTTCTGGGAATCCTGCAGCGCAAGTGGGGGTGAGGTGGAAGCAGAACTAG
- a CDS encoding WecB/TagA/CpsF family glycosyltransferase, with product MNVSPNFTFLSMRFWNAPAEDLLRELDSKGGMLGVPSAPSLAQAAVDGELLRSHREAAWNVMDGGYVAMLLRMVGRNCRRISGLQIVQKLTLPTGKGAVPMQERRILWVVPNGQEAERIANYVASRGFPWGSQFFYEAPYYRTDGEYRDEGAFAKVREVKPDWIVVCIGGGRQEKLGYWLQKEFCGSPAGGTSVAIFPGPEKEENGEAATNDQLSSDNTYNQSPAIICTGAAIAFLSGGQANIPPWADRLYLGWLLRILNNPRSFIPRYFNAAWQFPVALWRFRGEWFAKPEKSGG from the coding sequence GTGAACGTTTCTCCAAATTTCACCTTCCTCAGCATGCGTTTCTGGAACGCGCCTGCGGAAGATTTGCTTCGCGAGTTGGATTCCAAGGGTGGGATGTTAGGAGTGCCTTCTGCGCCTTCGCTGGCTCAGGCGGCGGTGGACGGGGAGTTGTTGCGCTCACACCGTGAGGCGGCTTGGAATGTCATGGATGGAGGCTATGTGGCGATGCTGCTGCGTATGGTGGGGCGAAACTGCCGTCGGATCTCAGGCCTGCAGATTGTTCAGAAACTGACCCTTCCAACAGGGAAAGGTGCGGTGCCGATGCAGGAACGGCGGATTCTCTGGGTGGTGCCCAATGGGCAGGAGGCAGAGCGGATTGCGAACTATGTGGCTTCGAGGGGATTTCCTTGGGGAAGTCAGTTTTTTTATGAGGCACCGTATTATCGGACTGACGGGGAGTATCGCGACGAAGGGGCTTTTGCGAAGGTGCGCGAGGTGAAACCGGACTGGATCGTGGTCTGCATTGGGGGAGGGCGTCAAGAGAAGTTGGGCTATTGGCTGCAGAAGGAGTTTTGTGGCTCGCCTGCTGGGGGGACTTCAGTTGCCATTTTTCCGGGTCCAGAAAAAGAGGAGAACGGCGAAGCTGCTACAAACGACCAACTGTCAAGTGACAACACGTACAATCAGTCCCCCGCCATCATCTGCACGGGTGCGGCGATCGCTTTTCTGAGTGGAGGGCAGGCCAATATTCCTCCATGGGCGGATCGGCTGTATCTGGGCTGGTTATTGCGCATTTTGAACAATCCACGTTCGTTCATCCCCCGCTATTTCAACGCGGCATGGCAATTCCCTGTGGCCTTGTGGAGGTTCCGTGGCGAGTGGTTTGCTAAGCCGGAAAAAT